In Leptolyngbya sp. NIES-2104, the genomic window CTGATGATGCAGTGCGAGGTGCTGCAACCTAACAAGTAAAACCGTAAACATGAGGAGTAAAAACGATGACCCACTCGATTCGATGTCATTGTGGCAAACTCAAGGGCACAGTTCACCAAAATCAAGCGGTCAATCGATGCGTGTGCTACTGTGCAGATTGCCAAGCCTTCGCCCGTTTTCTAAAACGAGAGCATGAAATCCTGGATGACATAGGAGGAACCAGCATCATTCAGACAATCCCTGCCAACATCACATTTACCGAAGGCATTGAGAATCTGACCTGTATGCGTCTTACCGCGAATGGATTGCTGCGATGGTATACAACCTGTTGTCATATGCCGATCGGAAATACGCCTCCAACCCTCAACCCATCTGTTGTTGGTTTAGTTCATAACTGTTTAGATTCAGATCAAACGTCATTAGATAACGCCTTTGGTCCTATTCGGATGTACGTACATACCCAATCTGCAATCGGGGAAGAGAAGCCAAAATCAGCAGGAGTTTTATCTGGCATCTTGCGCGTACTTGGCATGGCACTGAGAGCGCGTCTGGATGGCAGGTATAAACAAACTCCATTCTTTGTCGTGAAATCTGGGACTCCGATTGTTATTCCAAAGGTACTCAGCGATGACGAATTGAAGAGCATCAAGAATGCTGTATAGCAATCTGCTTGCACGTCGATCGTATTCAGTTGGTTAAGAACAAAAGGTTACTAGCGACGGGTGATTGGAAACGTCATACAGTTCAAATATTAAGCTTGATGACATGAAGATTGTAACCCTTTGTTAGGACTTGTGCAGGATCATACACTTCAGGAAAACTCATGTTTGACCACGTCAAATTCGGCGTCAGCGACTATGCCGCGAGCAAAGCGTTTTTCCTCAAGGCACTTGAACCGCTCGGTGTCGCTGTTGTCTCGGAGGGACCGCCGACGTATGGTGTCGAGCTTAGCCCACCAGCGGGTCAGGCTTCATTATGCCTGTACCAAACCGAGGAGAAGCCAGCGCATCTTCACTTGGCGTTTACTGCCGAGAATCGCCAGCAAGTCGAAGCGTTCTACCGCGCGGCACTGGCCGCAGGCGGCGAAGACAACGGTGCGCCGGGTCTGCGCCCGCACTACCACACGAACTATTATGCCGCTTTCGTCATTGGTCCGGACGGGCACAACATCGAAGTGGTTTGCCACGAATCCAACGCCTAACAAGCCCGTTGCACACCGACCGAGTTAGGTTAGTTGGTGAATCCGAAAGGTTACTAGCGGCGGGTGAACGGGGTCGTTATCCAGCACGACGACCCACAACGATGGGGTGATGCAGGATTCCATCCAACCGTTGAACCTCTGTAAAGCCAACTTCTCGA contains:
- a CDS encoding VOC family protein; this encodes MFDHVKFGVSDYAASKAFFLKALEPLGVAVVSEGPPTYGVELSPPAGQASLCLYQTEEKPAHLHLAFTAENRQQVEAFYRAALAAGGEDNGAPGLRPHYHTNYYAAFVIGPDGHNIEVVCHESNA
- a CDS encoding DUF6151 family protein produces the protein MTHSIRCHCGKLKGTVHQNQAVNRCVCYCADCQAFARFLKREHEILDDIGGTSIIQTIPANITFTEGIENLTCMRLTANGLLRWYTTCCHMPIGNTPPTLNPSVVGLVHNCLDSDQTSLDNAFGPIRMYVHTQSAIGEEKPKSAGVLSGILRVLGMALRARLDGRYKQTPFFVVKSGTPIVIPKVLSDDELKSIKNAV